One genomic segment of Clostridium estertheticum subsp. estertheticum includes these proteins:
- a CDS encoding 2-methylaconitate cis-trans isomerase PrpF family protein: MTKVACTIMRGGTSKGVFFKYNDMPKDKSKWNDFLLDVMGSPDARQIDGLGGANSLTSKVAIIKKSDKNNYDIEYTFAQVSLTERMVDFKGNCGNILSAVAPFAVNEGLVAITNSKMKVRIFNTNTNKLVVSEVEIENEEAKVEGDTCISGIPNSGSPIYLSFYNPEGSVTGKLLPTGNVMDSIETSRGKINISIVDAANPLVFINAKDIGLKGTELPNELTENDLKRIEEIRSMAAEMCGFANKEEATKISPAIPKATIISTPSEYVDLSGIKRNKDNMDVVVRMMSMQKPHKAIAITGAICITVAANIEGTLVSKIAKSNNNNNKLKIAHSGGIMETVANLNNGKIESVKVVRTARRIMDGYVYTRERY, translated from the coding sequence ATGACGAAAGTGGCATGTACTATCATGAGAGGCGGTACAAGTAAAGGTGTATTTTTCAAGTATAATGATATGCCTAAAGATAAAAGTAAATGGAATGATTTCCTTTTAGATGTTATGGGTAGCCCAGATGCTAGACAAATTGATGGATTAGGGGGTGCAAATTCACTAACTAGTAAAGTAGCGATAATAAAAAAATCTGATAAAAATAATTATGATATTGAATATACATTCGCTCAAGTTAGCTTAACAGAAAGAATGGTTGATTTTAAAGGAAACTGTGGTAATATCCTATCAGCAGTTGCTCCATTTGCTGTTAATGAAGGGCTTGTAGCGATTACAAATTCTAAAATGAAAGTTAGAATATTTAACACAAACACAAATAAGTTAGTGGTATCAGAAGTCGAAATTGAGAATGAAGAGGCTAAGGTCGAGGGAGATACTTGTATATCTGGGATACCTAATTCAGGATCACCAATTTATCTTTCTTTTTATAATCCAGAAGGTTCGGTTACTGGGAAGCTTTTACCTACAGGTAATGTAATGGATTCCATTGAAACGTCTAGGGGGAAAATAAACATCTCAATTGTAGATGCTGCAAATCCATTAGTGTTTATAAACGCTAAGGATATTGGGTTAAAGGGTACTGAGTTACCAAATGAATTAACAGAAAATGATTTAAAGAGAATAGAGGAAATACGCTCAATGGCAGCAGAGATGTGTGGTTTCGCAAACAAAGAAGAGGCAACAAAGATATCTCCAGCAATACCAAAAGCTACCATTATATCGACACCTTCAGAATATGTAGATTTAAGTGGAATCAAGAGGAATAAAGACAATATGGATGTAGTTGTTAGAATGATGTCAATGCAAAAACCACACAAAGCAATTGCAATAACTGGTGCGATATGTATAACTGTAGCTGCTAATATTGAAGGAACTTTAGTTAGCAAAATAGCTAAAAGTAATAATAATAATAATAAGCTGAAAATAGCACATTCAGGCGGGATAATGGAAACGGTTGCTAATCTTAACAATGGAAAAATTGAATCTGTAAAAGTTGTAAGAACAGCAAGAAGGATAATGGATGGGTATGTTTATACAAGAGAAAGATATTAG
- the pckA gene encoding phosphoenolpyruvate carboxykinase (ATP), which yields MKLDLNYLNIKNYKNLYRNISIPKLIEFAVKREEGVLSDKGALVVNTGKYTGRSPNDRFIVKDNITKDTVNWGKGNLAIDEHVFDEIYNDVLSYLNQKDLFMFDGFIGALKEYTLPIRVICECAYQAMFSNQMFIRPDANQLSNYIPEFNIISVPGFKARGIKDGINSEAFVLINFSKKIILIGGTAYSGEIKKSAFSVINFLLPQKGVLPMHCSANTGNDGRTTIFFGLSGTGKTTLSTDIERKLIGDDEHGWCDDGVFNFEGGCYAKAIGLNKEKEQEIYSAIKFGTVLENVVIDENGTPDYNDRKFTENTRAAYPIEHIDNIESSGVGSIPNKIIFLTADAFGVMPPISKLTKESAMYHFMSGYTSKVAGTERGITEPKATFSACFGEPFMLLDPIVYAKLLGERIDKYNAEVYLINTGWIGGAYGKGKRINLSYTRAMVKAIMLDKFKDVEFYEHPIFKILIPAECPEVSKDILDPKNVWVNKDAYDKKAYELAEKFEENFKRFKNISSDIINAGPHKNTI from the coding sequence ATGAAGTTAGATTTGAATTATCTTAATATAAAAAATTATAAGAACTTATATAGAAACATTAGCATACCTAAACTTATAGAATTTGCGGTTAAAAGAGAAGAGGGTGTTTTGTCAGATAAGGGAGCATTAGTAGTAAACACAGGTAAATATACTGGTAGATCTCCAAATGATAGATTTATTGTAAAAGACAATATTACAAAAGATACAGTAAATTGGGGTAAAGGTAATTTAGCAATTGATGAACATGTGTTTGATGAAATCTATAATGATGTGTTAAGTTACTTAAATCAAAAAGATTTGTTCATGTTTGATGGTTTTATAGGGGCTTTGAAAGAATACACTCTACCTATAAGGGTAATATGTGAATGTGCATATCAAGCTATGTTTTCTAACCAAATGTTTATTAGACCTGATGCTAATCAACTTTCAAATTATATACCAGAATTTAATATAATATCAGTTCCAGGATTTAAGGCTAGAGGAATAAAAGATGGAATAAATTCTGAGGCTTTTGTGTTAATAAATTTTTCTAAAAAAATAATTCTTATTGGTGGAACAGCTTATTCAGGTGAAATAAAAAAATCTGCATTTTCAGTCATCAATTTTTTACTTCCTCAAAAAGGTGTATTACCAATGCACTGTTCTGCTAATACAGGTAATGATGGACGTACAACAATTTTCTTTGGTCTATCAGGTACAGGAAAAACCACATTATCAACGGATATTGAAAGAAAGCTTATAGGCGATGATGAACACGGTTGGTGTGATGACGGAGTATTTAATTTTGAAGGTGGTTGCTATGCAAAAGCAATTGGCCTTAATAAAGAAAAAGAACAGGAAATTTATAGTGCCATAAAATTTGGAACTGTGCTTGAAAATGTAGTAATAGATGAAAATGGAACTCCAGATTATAATGATCGTAAATTTACTGAAAATACAAGAGCAGCTTACCCAATAGAACATATAGATAACATTGAAAGTAGTGGTGTTGGAAGTATTCCAAATAAAATTATATTTCTAACTGCAGATGCATTTGGAGTAATGCCTCCTATATCTAAACTAACAAAAGAGTCAGCTATGTACCATTTTATGTCTGGATATACAAGTAAAGTAGCAGGAACAGAGAGAGGGATAACAGAACCTAAAGCTACATTCTCAGCTTGTTTCGGAGAACCATTTATGCTTTTAGATCCGATAGTTTATGCCAAGTTACTTGGAGAGAGAATCGATAAATACAATGCAGAAGTATATCTTATAAATACAGGTTGGATAGGTGGAGCCTATGGCAAAGGTAAAAGAATTAACTTGTCTTATACACGAGCTATGGTTAAAGCAATTATGTTGGATAAGTTTAAAGATGTAGAATTTTATGAACATCCAATATTTAAGATTCTAATACCAGCTGAATGTCCTGAGGTTTCAAAGGACATACTTGATCCTAAAAATGTATGGGTTAATAAAGATGCATATGATAAGAAGGCATATGAATTAGCCGAAAAGTTTGAAGAAAATTTTAAGAGATTTAAGAATATATCAAGCGATATAATTAATGCAGGTCCACATAAAAATACAATCTAG
- a CDS encoding 2-hydroxycarboxylate transporter family protein, translated as MNNLGTTKNIKNAGKANSSIIKKISNFKIGIMPLGVYLALLIVVFALLAKGILPNDMLGASAIMVLYGFTCAEIGERLPIIKNIGGKVIFATFLPSYMVYAHFIPKQAVKSVTTFMNQTNFLYVFIACIVVGSICSMNRQVLIKAFVRMFVPLIAGAVTASAVGIGVGTLLGLGAYKTYFYIVAPIMAGGVGEGALPLAMGYSAILGKSSDTIFAEVLPIVMIGSLVAIIFSGMLKHIGEKYPQFSGNGKLMKSGSEDEILELAKAGNKAKAELKIDLAQMSVTGILAFALYLGGVFVNSLIGLPAPIVMLLAVVIAKMLGVIPNSIENGGHALFRFIVIAITIPLLVGIGIAKTPWLNLVAVFTNPRYLIVIVCTVLTVVIVGWFVGKAMNMNPVEAAMVTACNSGQGGTGDIAILTAGNRLELLPFAQVATRLGGAATVTIAIAILRMIS; from the coding sequence GTGAATAATTTAGGTACAACAAAAAATATAAAAAATGCAGGAAAAGCTAATAGTAGTATTATAAAAAAGATTTCTAATTTTAAAATCGGTATTATGCCATTAGGTGTATATTTGGCACTTCTAATTGTAGTTTTTGCTTTACTAGCTAAAGGCATATTGCCTAATGATATGTTAGGTGCATCAGCTATTATGGTTCTATATGGATTTACTTGTGCAGAAATTGGAGAGAGATTACCTATTATTAAAAATATTGGTGGTAAGGTTATATTTGCAACGTTTTTACCATCCTATATGGTATACGCTCATTTTATACCCAAACAAGCGGTTAAAAGTGTAACTACTTTTATGAATCAAACTAACTTTTTATATGTATTTATCGCTTGTATTGTAGTTGGAAGTATATGTAGTATGAATAGACAAGTTCTTATTAAGGCTTTTGTAAGAATGTTTGTACCACTTATAGCTGGTGCAGTTACTGCATCAGCAGTAGGAATAGGAGTAGGTACATTATTAGGTCTAGGTGCATATAAAACGTATTTTTATATAGTTGCACCAATTATGGCAGGTGGTGTTGGAGAAGGAGCTCTTCCTTTAGCTATGGGGTATTCAGCTATTTTAGGAAAGAGTTCAGATACAATATTTGCAGAAGTCCTTCCTATCGTAATGATAGGTAGTTTAGTAGCAATTATTTTTTCAGGTATGTTAAAACATATTGGTGAAAAATATCCTCAATTTTCAGGAAATGGAAAATTAATGAAATCGGGTAGTGAAGATGAAATATTAGAACTTGCTAAAGCTGGAAATAAAGCTAAAGCTGAGCTAAAGATTGATTTAGCACAAATGTCAGTGACTGGTATATTGGCGTTTGCTCTCTATTTAGGTGGTGTATTTGTAAACTCACTTATAGGGCTACCAGCACCTATCGTTATGCTATTAGCTGTTGTAATAGCGAAAATGTTAGGCGTTATACCTAATAGTATAGAAAATGGCGGACATGCACTTTTCAGATTCATAGTAATAGCTATTACAATACCATTATTAGTTGGTATAGGTATTGCTAAAACACCATGGCTAAATCTTGTCGCTGTTTTTACTAACCCTAGATATTTAATCGTAATAGTATGTACAGTTTTAACGGTGGTTATTGTAGGTTGGTTTGTTGGTAAAGCAATGAACATGAATCCAGTTGAAGCAGCAATGGTAACGGCTTGTAATAGTGGTCAAGGTGGAACAGGAGATATTGCAATTCTTACAGCTGGTAACAGATTAGAACTTTTGCCATTTGCTCAAGTAGCTACAAGACTTGGTGGTGCTGCTACAGTTACAATAGCAATTGCAATATTAAGGATGATAAGTTAG